A genomic segment from Cyanobacteria bacterium QS_8_64_29 encodes:
- a CDS encoding TM2 domain-containing protein — protein sequence MKNREVAYVLWLLCLTSLCGLHRIYLGRYASGIVYLLTLGLFGIGQLIDLVLIPGMVREENLKQKALRQEAAQAGILEGTASEERLEVRILRVCRDRDGATVSDCAIETAASPARVKEVLAQLMREEAVTVDNRASDGAVVYRAI from the coding sequence ATGAAAAACCGAGAGGTGGCCTACGTCCTCTGGCTGCTGTGCCTGACCTCGCTATGCGGGCTCCACCGCATCTATCTGGGGCGCTACGCCAGCGGCATTGTTTACTTGCTAACCTTGGGCTTGTTCGGCATCGGCCAGCTGATCGATCTGGTTCTCATTCCTGGCATGGTGCGCGAAGAGAACCTCAAGCAAAAGGCCCTACGCCAGGAAGCTGCCCAAGCCGGTATTTTGGAAGGCACGGCCAGCGAAGAGCGCCTGGAGGTGCGCATCCTGCGCGTCTGCCGCGATCGCGATGGGGCCACGGTCAGCGATTGCGCCATCGAAACCGCCGCGAGTCCCGCGCGCGTCAAGGAAGTCCTGGCGCAGCTCATGCGCGAGGAGGCCGTCACCGTGGACAATCGCGCCAGCGACGGCGCGGTGGTCTATCGCGCCATTTAG